In a genomic window of Silurus meridionalis isolate SWU-2019-XX chromosome 27, ASM1480568v1, whole genome shotgun sequence:
- the LOC124380950 gene encoding LOW QUALITY PROTEIN: H-2 class I histocompatibility antigen, Q8 alpha chain-like (The sequence of the model RefSeq protein was modified relative to this genomic sequence to represent the inferred CDS: inserted 1 base in 1 codon), translating to MTVIMEVLLLLFTLLNINLSSAVPHTLWYRYTAITSGGTFPEFTVVGLVDGEQFVHYDSNIXKMIPKTEWIKKIGTSYPQYWEQETQRMQDQQAHFQNSMNIAMQSFRHTAGVHTLQRMYGCELYDNGTKRGHDQFGYDGEDLISLDMSSQTWTEASIRARTFMNKWGSLGINPKFQKSYLEMECISWLKQYLGYSRDTLERKVRPEASFFQRDPSSPEVVCHATGFYPNPVDISWQKDGQVVHENVLLGETLPNGDGTFQKRIVLKVSAEELQKHNYTCVIQHSSLEKEMVLPFERFGNERGILKDVGSDVGADVGSDVGSDVGSDVGSDGGADGGADGGQIGTIVGVVVALAVLIAGFAGIVVWKKKNSRFRPVPPRSSL from the exons ATGACAGTTATAATGGAGGTTCTACTTCTTCTCTTTACTCTCTTAAATATTAATCTGTCATCAGCAG TCCCACACACTTTGTGGTACCGCTATACTGCCATCACATCTGGAGGAACCTTCCCAGAGTTCACTGTTGTTGGTCTGGTGGACGGAGAGCAGTTTGTCCACTACGATAGCAACA AGAAGATGATTCCAAAGACAGAGTGGATCAAGAAGATTGGAACTTCTTATCCACAGTACTGGGAGCAGGAAACACAGCGCATGCAGGATCAACAAGCGCACTTCCAAAACAGCATGAATATAGCGATGCAAAGCTTTCGTCACACTGCAG GAGTTCATACACTACAGAGGATGTATGGCTGTGAACTTTATGATAATGGCACCAAAAGAGGACACGATCAGTTCGGATATGATGGAGAAGATTTAATCAGTCTGGACATGAGCTCTCAAACCTGGACTGAAGCTTCTATTAGAGCTCGGACCTTCATGAATAAGTGGGGTTCTTTAGGAATCAATCCTAAATTCCAGAAGAGCTACCTGGAGATGGAGTGTATTAGTTGGTTAAAGCAGTACCTGGGTTACAGCAGGGATACACTGGAGAggaaag TTCGTCCCGAAGCATCGTTTTTCCAGAGGGATCCATCTTCTCCAGAGGTGGTGTGTCATGCTACAGGTTTCTACCCCAATCCAGTGGACATCTCCTGGCAGAAGGACGGACAGGTGGTACATGAGAACGTGTTGCTCGGAGAGACGTTACCCAACGGGGATGGAACCTTCCAGAAGAGGATTGTTCTGAAAGTCTCGGCTGAGGAGCTGCAGAAACACAACTACACCTGTGTGATTCAGCACAGCAGCTTGGAGAAGGAGATGGTGCTGCCTTTCGAGAGATTCGGGAACGAGCGCGGAATCCTGAAAG ATGTTGGATCAGATGTTGGAGCAGATGTTGGATCGGATGTTGGATCAGATGTTGGATCAGATGTTGGATCAGATGGAGGAGCAGATGGAGGAGCAGATGGAGGACAGATTGGGACCATCGTTGGTGTGGTCGTGGCTCTTGCTGTTTTAATTGCTGGTTTTGCTGGAATTGTggtctggaagaagaagaactctA GATTCAGACCTGTTCCACCCAGATCTT ccctTTGA